A part of Odontesthes bonariensis isolate fOdoBon6 chromosome 23, fOdoBon6.hap1, whole genome shotgun sequence genomic DNA contains:
- the LOC142374550 gene encoding PDZ domain-containing protein 7-like, which yields MAHSSDPPRREKTPGPQGSHTAARNLLRKKEQRRRGIRSSSPMGRVILINSPVDGGDDSEDLHTITVDKSVDGKLGFSVRGGSEHGLSIFVSKVEDDSTAQEAGLLVGDKLVEVNGISLESITMSSAVKVLTGNNRLRMVVRRVGKVPGIRYSKEKTTWVDLIHRRMVVEESGRTPSEASSSSALQRIVHLYTTSDDYCLGFNIRGGKEFGLGIYVSKLDPGGLAEQNGIKMGDQILAANGVNFEDISHSSAVEVLKSHTHIMLTIKEAGRYPAYKEMVAEYRWLNKLANGTQKSSSQGSDSNSSASSLSSGTPVSSLSGLSQVMFPPSMPFGSDMVDVCISTEDHSCESGRMETAIQTDFPSQRTVADTTRSMGPTTLLKDTLIRGDDGRGGKESPKTAVLLALSRPSRPISRSQSQVTVAEIKQKKEKKQKGKDPQKSTLQRSKTFVNLLFKGGRRRDTSRGRSKSPSTDWAGKEGPQLSTMPNSGMLGVVEDMARRLLNEEEVTAVMKMCRRYVAERSVENLIRHLLVVLDRPEKLLLLREIRMLLPPSDMPLFNNMVTTVEVEAYDILKYRSVRTPPLRSPASGRAPKRRLITPIPDYRGGFELQSAEEVEKESHLLEELEKLSLTGQRGSREQPQSSRLFTPLLDIPVDGYNTVQSRDLRTRSASPVLPNWLLARSSDDSHPPLRTDIGTIRSIHFDEVSLHSTSDKMETSSERGRPPFRNGHSKSKTEKGGDGSKDTVFTLQSVARRPLLSQVFGAARDQQVGSKQINGHRGSSENSINGIKPEQEYELKTVCISKTRQSLGISISGGMESKVQPVVKIEKIFPGGAASTCEVLKAGFELVSVDGISLHGVTHQHAVDIIRKAFSNKAKDPMVFVVKVPKNL from the exons ATGGCTCACTCATCAGACCCACCCCGCAGGGAGAAGACCCCCGGGCCCCAAGGGTCACACACTGCTGCACGCAACCTCTTACGAAAGAAGGAGCAGCGTCGGCGTGGAATCCGATCCTCCTCACCCATGGGCCGGGTCATCCTCATCAACTCTCCTGTGGATG GAGGCGACGATAGTGAGGACCTCCATACAATCACCGTCGATAAGAGTGTGGACGGCAAGCTCGGGTTCAGCGTTCGCGGAGGCTCAGAGCACGGCCTCAGCATCTTCGTCAGTAAGGTGGAGGACGACAGTACGGCAC AGGAGGCAGGGCTGCTAGTCGGAGATAaactggtggaggtgaacggcaTCAGCCTGGAGAGCATCACCATGAGCAGCGCCGTGAAGGTCCTGACGGGCAACAACAGGCTGAGGATGGTGGTGAGGCGAGTCGGAAAAGTCCCCGGCATCCGCTATTCCAAAGAAAAGACCACGTG GGTGGACCTGATACACAGGCGTATGGTGGTGGAGGAGAGTGGACGGACACCTTCAGAGGCCAGCTCAAGCAGCGCCCTGCAAAGAATCGTCCACCTTTACACCACCTCCGATGATTACTGTCTGGGCTTCAACATCCGAGGGGGAAAGGAGTTTGGCCTGGGCATCTATGTCTCCAA ATTGGATCCTGGCGGTCTGGCCGAACAAAATGGGATTAAGATGGGAGACCAGATCCTGGCCGCCAATGGAGTGAACTTTGAAGACATCAGCCACAGCAGTGCTGTGGAGGTGCTGAAGAGCCACACACACATCATGTTGACCATCAAG GAAGCAGGACGATACCCTGCCTATAAGGAGATGGTGGCAGAATACAGGTGGCTCAATAAAT TGGCCAATGGTACCCAGAAGTCTTCCTCTCAGGGTTCAGACTCCAACTCTTCAGCCTCCTCGCTGTCGTCTGGGACTCCGGTCAGCTCTCTGAGTGGCCTGTCGCAGGTCATGTTCCCGCCCAGCATGCCGTTTGGCTCAGACATGGTAGATGTCTGCATCTCTACTGAGGACCACAG CTGTGAATCAGGGCGCATGGAGACTGCCATCCAGACAGACTTTCCCTCTCAGAGGACAGTTGCAGACACCACTCGCAGCATGGGACCAACCACTCTGCTCAAAGACACGTTGATTCGGGGAGATGATGGCAGGGGAGGGAAAGAGTCACCCAAGACCGCTGTGCTCCTGGCGCTCAGCAGACCGAGCCGCCCCATCAGCAGGTCACAGAGCCAAGTCACTGTGGCGG AAATCAAgcagaagaaagagaagaagcagAAAGGGAAGGATCCACAGAAGAGCACCCTGCAGCGCTCAAAGACCTTTGTTAACTTGTTGTTCAAGGGAGGACGCAGGAGAGACACCTCCAGGGGGCGCTCCAAGTCCCCGTCCACAGACTGGGCTGGTAAAG AGGGGCCGCAGCTCAGCACGATGCCAAATTCAGGGATGCTTGGAGTGGTGGAGGACATGGCACGCAGGCTGCTGAATGAGGAGGAGGTGACTGCTGTGATGAAGATGTGTCGAAGG TATGTCGCAGAGCGGTCGGTGGAGAACTTGATacgccacctgctggtcgtgCTGGACCGGCCtgagaagctgctgctgctgagagaAATCAG aatgCTGCTTCCACCATCTGATATGCCTTTGTTCAATAACATGGTGACCACTGTTGAAGTCGAAGCCTACGATATCCTCAAGTATCGTTCAG TCCGAACTCCTCCTCTTCGTTCTCCCGCTTCTGGTCGAGCACCCAAACGGCGTCTCATCACTCCCATCCCAG ATTACAGAGGAGGCTTTGAGCTCCAAAGTgcagaggaggtggagaaggAGAGCCACCTGCTGGAGGAACTGGAGAAGCTCAGCCTGACTGGGCAGCGGGGATCCAGAGAGCAACCTCAGAGCTCCAGGCTTTTCACACCTCTGCTCGACATACCGGTGGATGGATATAACACAGTCCAGTCCAGAGACCTCAGAACACGGTCTGCCAGCCCGGTGCTCCCCAACTGGCTGCTGGCTCGCAGCAGTGATGACTCTCACCCTCCACTCCGCACAGACATCGGCACAATTCGCTCCATCCACTTCGACGAGGTTTCACTCCACTCGACCTCGGACAAGATGGAAACCAGCTCTGAGAGGGGAAGGCCCCCTTTCAGAAACGGTCACTCTAAAAGCAAAACTGAGAAAGGTGGAGACGGGAGTAAAGACACCGTGTTCACGCTGCAGAGCGTTGCTCGTCGGCCCTTATTGTCTCAGGTGTTTGGTGCAGCTCGTGACCAACAAGTGGGGAGCAAACAGATAAACGGCCATCGGGGTTCCTCTGAGAACAGCATCAACGGCATCAAACCTGAACAGGAGTATGAACTCAAAACTGTCTGCATCTCCAAAACCAGACAGTCACTCG GCATCAGTATATCTGGTGGGATGGAGTCGAAGGTTCAGCCGGTGGTGAAGATCGAGAAGATCTTTCCCGGAGGAGCCGCCTCCACCTGTGAAGTGCTCAAG GCTGGATTTGAGTTGGTGTCTGTGGATGGAATCTCCCTGCACGGAGTCACCCACCAGCATGCCGTCGACATCATCCGAAAAGCCTTCAGCAACAAGGCCAAAGACCCCATGGTGTTTGTGGTCAAAGTTCCCAAAAATCTTTGA